The sequence below is a genomic window from Deltaproteobacteria bacterium.
CGCCAACGCGCCGGCGCTTTTATTGCCGAGATTGCGGCCGATGAATAAATTAAACGCCGCGCCGAGCAGCGGAATCAGAAAAATCCAACGCAGCAGGTCGTAACTCGCGATGTTCGGCGCCGCGCTTACCATTTGAGTAACTGCATCTCCTGGGGATCGAGGGATTGGCGGTGGCGAAACGCGGAGATGATAATCGCCAAGCCGATCACCGCCTCGGCGGCGGCCACCGCCATAACGAAGAAAACCGCCACCTGACCATCGGTGGAGCCGAGATAACGGGAAAACGCGATGAAGGTCAGATTGACCGCGTTGAGCATCAGCTCGATGGACATCAGCACGATGATCAGGTTGCGCCGGATCACGACGCCGATGACGCCGATGGCGAATATCGCGGCGCTGAGAATTAAATAATAATTGAGCGGCACCATGCTTAATGTTCTCTCTTGGCCAACACCACCGCGCCGATGATCGCGACCAACAGTAAAATCGACGCCAGTTCAAAAGGCAGGACGAAATCGCTGAATAGACTTTTCGCCAGCGACTCGGGACTGCCAAACAGCTCGGTGGCCGCCACCGGATCGCCGGCGGATTCCTCCGCGCTAAAAAAGGCCATCAAGGCGCCGCCCAGGAGCAAAGACAACGCCGTGCCGAAACCCCACCAGACGCCGCCCCGCTGTGCTTCCAGCGCCTTGGGATTGAGAAACATGATGACGAAGAGAAACAAAACCATGATCGCGCCGGCGTAAACCATGACCTGTAGGATGCCCACCATGGGCGCTTGCAAAGTTACGAACAGTACCGCGATCAAGAGCAGTGCCGCGACCAGCGCCATGGCGCAGTGCACGACATTGCGCAAAAACACCACCAGCAATGACGAGATCACCAGCAGCGTGGCGAGAAAATAAAAAATCAAATTCGCGATCTTCATGGTTAAATAATTTTACTGGGCCGCGACGATCCAAATTGCCGTAACCGCGACGTTGACCAGCGCCAGCGGCAAGAGCATCTTCCAACCCAGGCGCATCACCTGATCGTAGCGAAAGCGCGGCACGCTCCAGCGCAGCAAAATTTGCAGCCAGCAGAAAAATATTACTTTGAATGTAAACGCACCCACTTGCAGCGCCACCACCGCGAGATGAGGCAACAGCCAAGCGCCGCCCCAGGGAAAATGAAAACCGTCGCGCAGCAAATAAGGCACCTGCCAGCCGCCAAAAAACAGCGTCGTCACCAACCCTGCGGCGGTGACGATCTCGGCGAACTCGCCGGCGAAGAACATCAAGAACTTGCCGCCGGAATATTCGACGTGATAACCGGCGACCAACTCCGATTCGCCTTCGGGCAGATCGAAGGGGATGCGCTTGGTTTCCGCCACCGCCGAAGTGAAGAAGAGAATAAATGCCAAGGGTTGAAGAAAAATCCCCCAGGCCGGCAGCCAGCCGATCAGCGGCCGCAAGTAGCTCAGCCAAGTCGGCAACAACTCGCCGATCAGCGTGCCTTGATCGCGGGCGATGTCTTGCAGCTCCAACGTGCCGTAGACCATCAACACGCCGATGACGGACAAGCCCATGGCGATCTCGTAGGAGATCATCTGCGCCGAACCGCGCACGCCGCCGAGCAAGGAAAACTTATTGTTCGACGCCCAGGCGCCGATGACGATGCCGTAGACTCCCAAGGAGCCCATGGCAAAAATATAAAGGAT
It includes:
- the nuoK gene encoding NADH-quinone oxidoreductase subunit NuoK, whose protein sequence is MVPLNYYLILSAAIFAIGVIGVVIRRNLIIVLMSIELMLNAVNLTFIAFSRYLGSTDGQVAVFFVMAVAAAEAVIGLAIIISAFRHRQSLDPQEMQLLKW
- a CDS encoding NADH-quinone oxidoreductase subunit J — translated: MKIANLIFYFLATLLVISSLLVVFLRNVVHCAMALVAALLLIAVLFVTLQAPMVGILQVMVYAGAIMVLFLFVIMFLNPKALEAQRGGVWWGFGTALSLLLGGALMAFFSAEESAGDPVAATELFGSPESLAKSLFSDFVLPFELASILLLVAIIGAVVLAKREH
- a CDS encoding NADH-quinone oxidoreductase subunit H — encoded protein: MIVDLAIIFIKAALVLGMVLNLAGILGWIERKGSALIQDRIGANRASIFGFAGMGLVNTLIADPLKFLTKEDFIPPAGDKFLHTLAPCMALFPALVTFAVIPFGDVLNFGDRVINLQVANINIGILYIFAMGSLGVYGIVIGAWASNNKFSLLGGVRGSAQMISYEIAMGLSVIGVLMVYGTLELQDIARDQGTLIGELLPTWLSYLRPLIGWLPAWGIFLQPLAFILFFTSAVAETKRIPFDLPEGESELVAGYHVEYSGGKFLMFFAGEFAEIVTAAGLVTTLFFGGWQVPYLLRDGFHFPWGGAWLLPHLAVVALQVGAFTFKVIFFCWLQILLRWSVPRFRYDQVMRLGWKMLLPLALVNVAVTAIWIVAAQ